One Argentina anserina chromosome 6, drPotAnse1.1, whole genome shotgun sequence genomic window, CCAACGCTTTCACTTTCCCCTTCGCTCTCAAATCCTGCGCCGccctctccctccctctcaCCGCTTCACTCCTCCATTCCCACGTTGTCAAAACCGGGTACTGCAAACTCTGCTTGACCGATGACGCACGCAAGTGTTCGATGAAGTCCACACTGGAGGAAGCTGACTGTTTGCTACAATGCTTTGATTTCTGGTATCGAATTAGAAGATTCTTGATGCGGTTTTGTTGTTCCGGAGAATGAGGGAGGAGGTTGTGGAGGTTAATTCGGTGACCATGTTGGGTTTGATCCCGGGGTGTGTGCTCCGGTGCATTTGAGACTTGGGAAGTGCCTGCATGGTTATGGTGTGAAGTGTGGTTTCGACGTTGATATATATGTCTGTGTGGAATTGTTTGCTTACGATGTATGTGAAGTGTGGGTCGATTGATGATTCGAGGAAGATCTTTGATGCGATGCCTGAAAAGGGTTTGATTACTTGGAATGCAATGATTTCCAGGTATGCACAAAATGGGCATGCTACTCATGTTTTGAGCCTGTATAGGGAGATGGAAGCTTGTGGTGTTCGTCCTGACCCGGTGACGCTTGTTGGTGTTTTATCATCGTGTACTCATCTTGGTGCGCACGGTGTCGGACGTGAGGTAGAAAGACAGATGGAGTCTAGTGGATTTGGTTCCAATCCGTACTTGAAAAATGCTCTGATTAATATGTATGCTAGGTGTGGTAATTTGGTGAAGGCTCATGCTATTTTTGATCTCATGCCTGAGAAAAGCTTAGTTTCTTGGACGGCGATTATTGGAGGGTATGGGATGCATGGACACGGAGAAGTTGCATTGGAGCTCTTTGAGGAAATGATCGCAACTGGAATCAGACCTGACAAAGCCGTGTTTGTGACGGTTTTATCTGCCTGTAGCCATGCAGGATTGACTGATGAGGGACTGGACTGTTTTGCTGCTATGGAGAAAAACTATGGGTTGCAGCCTGGTCCGGAGTATTATTCTTGCATGGTGGATCTTTTAGGACGTGCAGGTCGGCTCAAAGAAGCGAAAGTGCTAATTGACTCAATGCAGGTTAAGCCTGATGGTGGAGTATGGGGATCCCTCTTGGGTGCTTGTAAGATACATAAAAATGTAGAACTAGCAGAGATAGTTTTTGAACGTGTCATCGAGTTAGAACCAACTAATAGTGGTTATTATGTGTTAATGTCAAATATATACTCCGATGCAAAGAATTTAAAAGGGGTTTTAAAGGTTCGAGTTATGATGAAAGAGCGGCATCTAAGAAAGGAACCAGGTTGTAGCTATGTTGAGTCGAAAGGAAGTGTTCATGTTCTTGGCTGGGGACAGAAGCCATTGTCAGACAGAAAATATATACAGCATATTGGATGAGTTAGAAAATTTAACCTGGGAACCTGGGGTGTCcaatgaggatgatgaagaaagaaacaaagaggAAAAAATTGGTGCTAATGTTCACAGTGAAAAGCTGGCAATCGCATTTGGGCTCTTGAACACTGAACCAGGGTTTGAAACGTAGTGATAGAGAACCTGAGGGTGTGTGAACACTGTCACTTGTTCATCAAGTCGATTAGCAAACTTGTGGATCGTCAGTTTTTGGTCAGAGATGCCACTCGTTTTCACCATTTCAGAAATGGGATTTGTTCATGTAAAGACTACTGGTGAAAAACGTTGAAGGCttcttttttcaaattaacATGCCCTGGTAAAAGAGCTATTTGCATGTCTAGCATTTCCACTggataagaaaacaaaatgaagtgCATTTGAACTCACGAGCTTAGCTATGAAGTTATCTAAGCTGAAGACTGTCTTTGGCTCTTTGCTTCAGTTTTGAAGTAACTTAATAGCTTTTGGCTCTTCAATACGATACAAGGATAGATATATCTCTGTAAGAGCAGAGTgcacaaaattactttcatgTTAATTATTTGTATTCATGATAATTGTTTAACTGGAAGCCGCAAAAATCATGGGATAGATATAGAATCACTCTTCTGAAGCATTCCAAATGTCGaaatatataaagtaataCTTAATAACCTCATACTATGGATAGATATAGTTTTCAAGGGACTTTCAAACTAAGGAAAACAGTGGACTTTATTCTCCATCGTTCTAACAGAGATGAATAATGGGTGTGGAATTGTGGATACActgccgaaaaaaaaattatacatatatatatggaatgAATGATTTCATATCGTGTTCCAAATGAATGATAGTATCACTTAAATACAATAAGTCAATCCACCTATTGGTACAACAGCATCAGTACCAACACACTCATCTTCCACAAGTGGGATCGTTCTTCGCGTTGTCAACTTTATGGGAACATCTCCCTCTCCTACATACAGTATAACACAACTGTGATAACTTTTCTAACCATTTCATGTTaatccacacaaaaaaaaggcaaagaatataaaaaatctcttaagagagaaagagaaggaaaGATACCTAGAGTGTTATGTTTTTCCATGCAAATGGCACCATAATGGGAACCAGCCAACTGTAGAAGCAACAACTGCCAGTTGTTTGTATGGTCTTCGGAGCCAAGAGACTCAACATTTATTTCGGCCATCTAACACATTtgaaaattaaatgagaatgGGGCAAAAACTTCTTCAAGATGATGTAGATTGCATTATGATCAACTGTACCAGAAGTAAAATCTCTAGGGCCATGGAATATCTTGGTGAAATTCAGTATTAAAAGATCGAGAACAATGTGAATTGACACCTGCTTGACACTACACTACTTGACACCTGCTCTAATGCAAATTGAACCTTACTAAGGAACCATGTTTAGCATTCTTGCAATCAAATGTACAATAAGTGTAGCATGTACTATGGGTTTGGCAGGTATGGATGCCTCAGTATGTTGCAATAAAAAGTTTTGAGTCTCTGACATACCTTAGAATCCAATTTCCTAGATTCAGGAATGCCTCTCTTAGCTGCAGCCTTCAGTCTAACAGTAAACGTCTTGAAAGGTGAAGCAGAGAAGCCTCTGCCCAGTGCTTTCACATATGCCTCCTAAATGAGATCCAAGATAATAAGAAAAAGCTTTCGAAAAACATAGAGATGCATATCACAATATTTAACAAGGAGAAGTGGAGAACCTATACAATTTTCAAGGCAGTATAGATACTACTTTCTATAGACTACAAAGAAAACTGTTACACGTAAAGGATTCAGTGTACTTGAAATCAAACTTTGACCCTATATCACATTAAAAGTAGAGTTTCATAGGGCTCACCAAACCCATATGATAGCAAAAGATccattttatttcttcatatAAATCAATATTTACATTTGGTATAGAAATCAAATCCAAAGCACCCCACTTTCTTGGTCATATAATCATATTCAAATGTGACCTTAATACATGAATTTCATAGTAGCATCAATTTCTCATGCACACAAAAATGCTTAAGTGGGTTCTTTGTTACCAATTTGGGTGCACAAATGTTGTAAACATTGACAATTTATAAGTTCCCATATACACTTAAGGAGAATGTACCGTGCATGTATTGGGTTTCATACAACTCATAGAATATACTGGAGTTCAATACAATTTCAATGTTAAAGACATCTAACAGACCTTGAGAGTCCACAGTTTAATGAACTGATGCCGCTGAATTTCAATGTCTGAAATAGAAGTTAAATATTCCACTTCATGGGATGAAAAATACCGCCGGGCAAAAGCTAGAATATGATGCTTCAACTTTCGCTTCTTTTCTTCTACATCGATGCCAATCTGTAAATACATAATGAAATCACATCAGGTCAAATCAATCATTTCTTCACCAACAATTTGCACATATAATATATGTACTTGATTTATCCTCACAAAAGATTCTAGATGCATTCAAAAAAGTACTGGCCCCTTGAGTGCTCCAAATACCTACAGGTGAATCAACAGCTACTCCACAAGCGATCAAGGAAGAAGTGTGTGAGATGTTGAAATGCAAGGCTGGTGGCTGCCAATCATCTTCAATTTGCCAGTATATCTACACACATAAActataacaaaaattacagTGCCCCCACAAAGCAAAAGgaactgaaaaacaaaacgACAGCAATCAACGTTCAACGGTAAGCAAAAGAAACATACCTCAGGCTTCCCATAACCATTCTTTTTAAAGTTCAATGATCTTGGGTCAACTCTATCATTTGTCTGATCTAGTATTTAAAAACAGTGTTTAGATATCCACTCCAACCAAATTGACAACATAAGTAGCAACATTGTACCAGcataaacaaaacaagacCACCTACATATCTAGCAACGGTGGTCCGAACCAATGCTCGGGCCAGCAGTGCTCTCTTTTGAAGCTCCTCTCCACGCATTCacaacacatttttcttcTCACAAGGTGAGAGCAGCTCAAAATACCGTTTCAAAAGTGTCTCACTCTTCACCTCCTCAGGAACAACATACCACAAATGACTCTCCCTACAAAACCCTTAATTTTTAAGATAACAATCCAAAAAATCATTCACTATAATCGAACAGGGTACGCTAAACACATACATTCGAGTTGGGAGTTGAACAGGCAACAGAGTTGAGGGAGCAGAGCATAAATTTCTCGAGAGGCCATGAATATTCATCCTGAAATAGGCTCTACTTCTGAATATAAACATGCATACTACCAATCTGGAACACTCAAACGCAACCCTGCCATGGAAAGTAACAACATTGAGTGTGAAAAATTCTAATAACAAAGCAAAAACACAAACTGGGTAAAAGCCCTGAAGGAAGCACACACGTGATAATGCATTAATAAACAAGCAACCCAACACTATGAATTCAAACCAGCATAATAACATGAACAAGTCAAGCATTCATGAAAGTCTAACACTTAATCATATATCAAACAAAGTAACAAGGACCCAGAAAATCCAGAACAGCATTCTGAATACAGAAACTGATGCAATCAGGATTAAGGGAGGGACCCAGAAAACCCAGAATCAGATGCAAGAAGTGACATGTATAAATCACCATAATTAATACCAAGAGATATGAAAAGGCTGAGATGGGTTACTCACTGATATGGGTCGCTGCTTATGAATAGCCTTTGGAAATACCGAGAGGTGTCTCAGAAACAACGAATTTGTTCCGATGATAAAAGCAATAGGGGGAAGCTGGCAAGATGGGGGCTTAGAAACAATGAACTGTGTTTTAAACAACagcaatgtaattttcttcttcaatttttATTGCAATTTTTCTTATTAGATTTTATTTTGGACTGAAATTGTTCTCTGTTTCAATGGCATTGTTGCCACTTTTGTAGTGTTGTAGACACTTTAATCTCTGCAACTTGAATATTAGATCATGTCAAAATACTTTCATTTTTACACCTCTTATGAAAAAATGTTCGATAAAAGATCTCAAGTCAAACTTTAAAAATAACTTCAAATATAAGTCGAGAAGCATGAAAAACTGGATGGAATGGAATTTGCAAAGTaataaagaaatggttgataTAGTAGTATTACTGCCATCATGAGTTTCAGGTGTGTGAAACAAGAAATTTCCAATATTTCATAGAATCTATCCATAATGGCATAAATCCATATGAACAACACGAAATGTTAGAATGGGTTAGGCAAAAGGTTATGAACATCATCCAGAACAAATGTATAAAGCACACATGAGATCATACAGACAGACGCATACACAAAAACAACATTTTCACAAGGGAGCAAGAAAAACTTGAGAGCTGACAAACAAATGGGCGATCTCCCAACACCCAAAAGCTGCAGGCAAAAACACCCTTCAGCGCCAAGCTTCAGCGATATCTGTCCTTGAATTTATGTGGCTAAGTATCCGAGTTCTCTTGCTTTTTTCTCCAGGCCCAACCATTTGTATCATTAGCTGCTCACTGACCTTCGATCCCTTCTTCAGATTCGAAACACTTGGTTGACTCTTCCACATGTTTGTCTGCGCCTCTCTACCTTGACCTGTTGAGTCATCCTCTTGGTCTTGAAGCCCATTTGCTAATGTGTTAACTTGGGATACAACTTCACAAGGACAGTTATCAACTACAGACCAATTTCCTCCAGGAATCATATTTTTGATAGAAGAGAGGAAACTCTGGGATCCACTTTCGGCTGTAGTTTCCGCTTGTGAAGGGTGTGGGGGGCTCTGTAAAGTAGGCTCTTCGGCAACAAATACATTCTCCTCTTCATTTTCCTTGTTAGCCTCCTCATTAGTCTCTTCGTGATATGGGTTAAAAGTACTTTGGTGCTCATCCTCATCAAAAGGCTCCAGACGTGGGATAGGGGCAGTTTCCACCATGgcctcttctctttcttttattgTCTTCTCTATAAGAGTCTTCAAAAAATTCATCACTTGGACTGCATACATCAATGCAGTCAAAGGATCTACCATCTGTGATAAACACAAGTTACACGGAACTGTTACTAAATCATACTTGACAAGAACAATGgatcatatatatctatatagtCGGGGGAAACCCTCAGCACCTGCCAATATCAGATTATCACAACAGAATTTAAATGGTAATTCTTAAAGGATACTGGGTACAGAACTATAGAGTTAAGGGGTGACTTTCCAGGTGATTCATTACAAGACTGAACTTATTTGAGGTCATTTGAAAGTCTAAAACATGTTGAGAAgtactagaaaaaaaaaaaccaaggatatcaatatataatttccTTCCAAGTAGCGCCCCTCCTTGTCCCTTATTCATTacttctctatatatacacttAAAATGTAACAATTGACcacgtaaatatatatatatatatatatatatacacacacaaagaAACTGCAGGCATAGATAATGATATGATCACATTCGAGCAGACATAGTAAGTCTAGACCCGCCATATACAACGTGTTTGCATGGATGTCGCAAatcagtaacaaaaattacagATTCAtagtttctttctctttttcttttcacttttTAGCAGTATATTATTCACTCACCTGAGTCATGTTTGGTGCAAAAACCATGGCAATGTTGCGGGCATTCATCTTGTTCAGGTGTTCCATCTGTGCAACATCAGCCATTAAATTTACTGCCCAATCCAATAATGCAGCTTCTGTTGGCGGAAGGAGCCTTACAAGTTGACTACACTCCTCTTCTGTCTGTGATTGCATTACCTGCTCTGGTGAGAGAGAGTCCAATACAGCAGTTGGGAGTTCTCTAAACCAAGCCTGAAAAGGCACCAGGACATGAAATGTCATGTTAGCAAATCAAACTATGAAAGTTCAGAACAATAAGTTCACCTTAAGTTAATTGAGGGAAGGGGGGCCATGGAGCAGTTACAACCTTGTAACCATAATATTTGAGTTTGGTTAACGGATGACATAATGCATACAGATTTTTTATTCCAAAATAGgaaatgattaaaaaaatggaTAAACAGAAGAAAGACTAGTCATGAACATATGAAAAGGCCTTACTTTAATAAGACCTGCTAAACAGTGCATGTCAACATCCTCTGGTATTACTCCCCTGTTTAATTGGTCCCTGACGTACTCTTCCTGACTGTTCTCACCATTAATTCTGAAGATTCCCTCTGCCTGCATGAATAACTTGTAAGCTTCAGTTTTCATTCCAGTTAGTTTCAGCTAATACCAAATTGCACCCTGTGTGTTAATATGGTTTATCCAATTTGTTCCAAGAGTATATTTTTAGATTCTTGAGCTTCACATCCAAGTTAGTATGAGCTATATCATAAGCAGCAATTTCcatgaattctcaaatttaTGTACTCAAAAAGTGTAGTTGtacatatatacacacacacacacacacacacacacacatgcatTCTACCCTTAGCATGCAGAAAGGAGGATGGAAAAGGATAAATGGTCACCTGCAGACCCCCCTGTGCGTATAAATGTCTCTGCATCATGATGAGTATTGTGGGGACACTGTTTCCTCTGGCATCAAATGAAAGCTGCATAGACTCTGTGGAAACCCCGAAAACATTTGCACTGGAGATGAACACAATGTTAATATAGCACTATAAAGTGATTAAAGTGAAACATCAAAATAAGTACGCAAGGCTTAAAAAACAGTAACAAAATAGAGTATTTAtcattaaataaatatatagggAACCCCCAGTGCCTACTTTAGTTTCACACAAGCAGCCTTATGGAATCAACACCAAAGGTCACAAACACAAGCACAGACAAATTGCATCGCTTAAATAAATGTACAGCGCATCTGACATCTCAtgttatgaaaatgaaaaatgccTGAGATATACAATGCTTCCTCTCCAAACCAGTAAGAAATGGACCAAAGCTCTGAGAACACAAAACCATATTCAATTAATCTTACTGGAGATACAGAAAACCCCAACTCAGTAATTCTAACAGTCCAAACTTTTCCTTTAAACTATGCAGAACCAACATTTTCCAAGCTTTAGAAAATAGAACCAAATCAAAAGGTATCCAGAAATTTGGCATCAAGTGGCCTCGGCttaaaacaaatcataccACACTGATAAACTACAGTTACTAATGGCATAGAGTACAATAATTGGTCAAgtttttttctgaaaaaaataaaGCTTGCTTAGAATAGAACATAGTACACCAAATACCAGCAAGCAAGCAAAGAATAAAAACCTAATGTGCCAACACAAAAAATGAACGATTTATTGGATTTAATATCTAAAAGCTCCAGCCAGGCATAGAAGATCAGAATGCTTCCCAATTTGGGTTTTCCCTAGAAAGCCAATGCAGCTTAAAACCAATCCAGAAAACACAATTTCATTCATCTATCACCAACCTGAAACACGAAAAACCCCTAACACATATTTTCCCAGCCAAattaaacaaactcaaaaatcATCAAATACAAAGAAACCAACCACCATATGCAGCTATAGCAACATTTCAAGAAACACAATACTAACACATATATGACAACCCATAACAAGTAACACTGTAACAGAAATCCATCAACACAATTCTAATCTCCATCAAAGAAAAAGCATCAAACTTCAATAAACCCATCAATCGAAAAAGCTCAGCCATtgcaaaaaaaacacacacctAGCACTAGGAGCCCTCCTGGGAACCTCAGGCTCAAGCTCAACCGGCAAACCCAGGAAGCCATTGAACCGATCAAACGTGACATGAGCAATATGCCTCACATTACTAGGCCACCCAATCTCCATGTTGGAAATCCTAGCCCTTTCAACACCAGTAGTACTGCACCCAATCAAAGACTTCCTAAAAGCAGCCACCAGAAGCGTCAAGAGCGACAGCTGATCTCCCTCTCTGTATCTCTCGCTCCTCTTCCtgtcttcctcctcttcttcttcctcagaaCCCAAATGGGCTTGAAGGCTGTGACCTATAGAAGGACTGGAGGAGATAAGGGCATGTGGGTATGGGCCATCATTGCTGGTTGTGGGTGGGGAGGAGCTTGAAGGAGAAGGGAAGTGAGATGGGGATTGGAGTACCTCAGTCATGGTGAGACCAAGATATCAAAGACTCAATCTTTATCACTAAATTAATCCCAAATTGACTAAAGATGGGACCTTGAAGCAAGAAAAGAGCAATCTTTGAGTTGAGGAGTGGTGGAGTTGGATTCAAGCAAGAGGCTTGGAGGGTGAGACGTGACCGTCATCACTTTCGTGATTGGCTTTTTTATTTCTAGTGATGAAAATGTTGGCTGGCTCTGGGTTGAGAGTTGAAGAAGCAATGACAGGAGAAAGAGTAGCGGTCGGTTGAGATGGGCTGTTTGAGTAGAGAGAAGAAATAGAGGAGGAGAATTGTTTAATGGAGGCTTCTACGAGAAACAGGGGAGAATAGAAGAGAAGAAGGGAGTGGTGGGTTGGGTGGAGTTTCCACTTGGGAGCCAAGTCATCAACATTTATAATAATCTCATTGTGTGAATGGAAGTGTTGAGCGTCTATTGGTAGGTGTGGAGCTATGAGGGGCTTGAGGCTTTTTTTGGAGTCACTAATCTTTAACCATTCTTCGTcattagaaaacaaaattcattAACCATGCTTCTTTGCTAGCCAATCAACTCTGGTCCCCTTACCCATGTCTGTCATATGTCATAGACTCATAGTAACAAGATATGGAGGGAAGATCACTCTCTAAGCTTGATACTTATAGAGAAGAAGTAGTTCAATTTGGTGAAATAACTTAGTATCTGTGTTAGTTTTCAATTTGGTGAAAGTAATGCACACTTAATAGAATAGCTCAAAATTTACATCAGTTTCTAAACATTCATGGTGACATGTTTTCTAACAGAGTAACAATGACATGAAATCTAGCCTAGTGTGACTCGAGCCTCATATTTACCCTCCACATTAATGAAGAGTATCATATATTGTCCATGGCATCGAAATCACGTGAATACGAACTAATAAGTGAAGACATCAAAGTCTTACATGAGATGAAATTGAGGCAATTTGGCACACGCACATCTCAGTGTTGGGACTTGGGAATATTAGAACTAATGTCGTTTTCTCTCTTGTTGATTAAGGTGGAATGACAGGTCATATTAGCATAGGTTAAAAGACAGAAAAATTATCCACCTTACAACCATCATCTCGATTAGACATGTGGGGGTCAACTCACTTCTAACCTAATTCAATCTCGAATCTTTTGTGCCTGTGAGTTGGCCAGTTGGGATCATAATATGATTTTTGTCCTAACAACGTAGTCATTACTCATGAAGCAAATTAACTCAATCGGGCCGATGCAAACTCTCAATGTGAGTACGGCAATCTGAAGGTTTCAAACTAGAATATATACCATAACCGTTGGAAGATGCATATTGGTACGCTTGCAGCATAGATACCCAGCTCAACTAGAAGAACTTTTATTCTTGTGAAAATAAGAACTATCTTGTTGGAGAAGAGAGTACCTTTGTCCTCAACGGATACATTAGTCTTCGCTTTCACAAGTCACAATGTGTGTGCATAGTATAAGGggaggaaaaagaagaaacgaGCAATCCATGTAAAGCAGAACTAACACAACAGCTCTTACATTTGATTCTTCAATGGTATATGGTGAAGTTGTCCCAATCTTTATgcaaaaacacaaaaagaaataaaagggGATAACGGGGCCGCCTCATGAACATGAATAGGGATCAGCAACAGCCTAGTATAAGACAAGCAATGAGTTGTCTACGCTTAACAGTAACAGATGCTCACCTACAAGCTCGAGgcaattaattatttttaaaagaaGACCCTTTGTGATTCGGGGCCATTCCATCATTGAGTTCATTCTGATCTATATCGTAGCTAGTTTAATTTTACGGTATTTTGAGTAAGAAGAACACATCATTATATTTGGCAAgtgctttttttattttttgaagtAGAACACAAAAGCATATTCGACCAAAACAAGTTTTAGACGGAGTTCGATcaagagtttagagtttaaggTTTCGTTTTCTCTTTGATTTTCTTGACGATACGTATAAAGCTTCATTCCCATGACACTACTAAATAAAAGATATAACACTGAACACTTATCAGTTATCATGCCTTTGATGAGATGCAGATGTTAATAAAGGAATATTCCTCGGTCATAtccagtgttctaaatatcggtgatatttagaaaccgATAGGATAAATGGCATATGTTtcaatatatcggtcaactcaaaatatcaggtcaacatgcgatatatcgggtcaaaccgggtttgacccgatattttggtggacttttttttcggtgatttttttttaggaaACGATGTCGTTTTGAGGAATGTCAACGTAAATAGGTAGAATGTGAtctatgaagatgattttatcttagaagatgaggatgaagataatggagaagatgagtttgactttgattctgatgatgaaagagtttataatgcatgaatgcataatcaataGCTCAATCTATCTTTTGTGCACCTATTTTTGTCCAGTTAGTAcagttaatattatttggtatattttgaatattttgaagtatatgtttataaatatataaaatttaaattaaaaattaacaaaaatgataaatccgatatatcttgatatatccccgttatatccttattttacaaaaccgatacgatgctaataaccgctatttagaccattggtcATACCCAAGCTTGGACAATGGACATCATATCATTGTTGTCCTTCAGCCCtttgtgagagagagaaagtattcatcaaccaaaacaaaaacaaaaagagaaagaaactaAGTAGCacagacacggacacgagtgtctgtattggacacgattcgatacgtagacacggcatatataaatttttttggacacggacacgtggtggacacgttaattaaatattatttttaatatatatatatatatatatatttaaatatttaatatataaatttgaaagtatttagaattttagatgtatatatatgtcaaagtatgcattaaaatgatgaaaacataacttttgttagaatgactaaggacttgataagtactttgaataaccaaggttcgaatctcaccacaagtattCTTATTTTTACCACGAGTTTAtctacttatatatattaaagtgtgcataaatataacaaaaactgaatttgtTTGAATGGTtaaggagttgttgagtgccttAGATGACCAATgttcgaatctcaccataagcactttcacttttattatgagttagtgcgtgtctgtgtccgtgtcggacacgtgCTCTGGGCAGCGTATTGCGTGTCTCATAGGAAAGAAAGAAGCATGCCTTGAGTCGTTCTATCACTTCTatccaatggtctaaatatcgtttttggtatcgtatcggtcgagaggtaaaacgatatatcgggagatattttggttttatcggggatatatcagttttatcggatttgcttattttcaataaaatttataaaattatacttcaatatgcatcaaataaactaaaaaaaggtactaagtaaactaaataaaataaatacttgatttaatgacaattaaagtacacgaacgacatctaataataaaaataggcatttaagaatgattatttagacttgaaattcatcatatatatttaaaatatatataaagtaaaaatatatatgaaaaaatgaaaaaaaaaataagtttgttcacacaaaaaaaaggaaataaatataaaaaaattaaacaaaaattgagaaaataataaaaaaatcaaagtttgaccgatatttgagcgatatatataccattgaccgatatttgaccgttgaccgatatagtcaaccgatatatcggcgatatatccgatatttagaacactgctTCTATCAGACTGGAAAGGAAACTTTATACGGTGAATTATACCGTCAAATTCAAATTGGTCATGGCGGGCAACAGTTGGTTGTTTCATATTGTGCCCAAAAGAGCTCTCCATGTAAACTAAACAGTAATCTCAGAATCAGAGGAGAGAAAGGTCTTCTCTATTTCTTTTTGATTTCTGCACAATCCAGATACTCCACAAAAAGGGTTACTAAAGAGGGCTTCCCAAGTCCCTTTATTACCTTGCTTTTGTGGCATCTTTCTTCAAGACTTCAACATGTGCTACCACTCATACAAACATGTATTGAAGCCGtaaaagaacataaaaaaCTGCATCAATTTGATTAGGATAGCCCTGGATCAGGAGGCTTGTAACAACTAAAACATAAGCAGAACTTGCATTTTCTAATTAACTCTTCACGAGCTTGTGGGAAGCAACAGCTCTAACAttgcaaaacaaatcaaaag contains:
- the LOC126796879 gene encoding LOW QUALITY PROTEIN: putative pentatricopeptide repeat-containing protein At3g11460, mitochondrial (The sequence of the model RefSeq protein was modified relative to this genomic sequence to represent the inferred CDS: inserted 8 bases in 5 codons; deleted 1 base in 1 codon) gives rise to the protein MTTTTTTTDSTSQWNSRLRELAKHHLFSEALTLYRQTLRFGHPSNAFTFPFALKSCAALSLPLTASLLHSHVVKTGYCKLCLTDDARKCSMXSPHWRKLTVCYNALISGIELEDSXDAVLLFRRMREEVVEVNSVTMLGLIPGCXAPVHLRLGKCLHGYGVKCGFDVDYMSVWNCLLTMYVKCGSIDDSRKIFDAMPEKGLITWNAMISRYAQNGHATHVLSLYREMEACGVRPDPVTLVGVLSSCTHLGAHGVGREVERQMESSGFGSNPYLKNALINMYARCGNLVKAHAIFDLMPEKSLVSWTAIIGGYGMHGHGEVALELFEEMIATGIRPDKAVFVTVLSACSHAGLTDEGLDCFAAMEKNYGLQPGPEYYSCMVDLLGRAGRLKEAKVLIDSMQVKPDGGVWGSLLGACKIHKNVELAEIVFERVIELEPTNSGYYVLMSNIYSDAKNLKGVLKVRVMMKERHLRKEPGCSYVEXRKEVFMFLAGDRSHCQTENIYSILDELENLTWEPGVSNEDDEERNKEEKIGANVHSEKLAIAFGLLNTEPGFEXVVIENLRVCEHCHLFIKSISKLVDRQFLVRDATRFHHFRNGICSCKDYW
- the LOC126800299 gene encoding uncharacterized protein LOC126800299 isoform X1 translates to MRGEELQKRALLARALVRTTVARYTNDRVDPRSLNFKKNGYGKPEIYWQIEDDWQPPALHFNISHTSSLIACGVAVDSPIGIDVEEKKRKLKHHILAFARRYFSSHEVEYLTSISDIEIQRHQFIKLWTLKEAYVKALGRGFSASPFKTFTVRLKAAAKRGIPESRKLDSKMAEINVESLGSEDHTNNWQLLLLQLAGSHYGAICMEKHNTLGEGDVPIKLTTRRTIPLVEDECVGTDAVVPIGGLTYCI
- the LOC126800299 gene encoding uncharacterized protein LOC126800299 isoform X2, which produces MRGEELQKRALLARALVRTTVARYTNDRVDPRSLNFKKNGYGKPEIYWQIEDDWQPPALHFNISHTSSLIACGVAVDSPVDWHRCRRKEAKVEASYSSFCPAEAYVKALGRGFSASPFKTFTVRLKAAAKRGIPESRKLDSKMAEINVESLGSEDHTNNWQLLLLQLAGSHYGAICMEKHNTLGEGDVPIKLTTRRTIPLVEDECVGTDAVVPIGGLTYCI
- the LOC126800297 gene encoding rho GTPase-activating protein 5-like: MTEVLQSPSHFPSPSSSSPPTTSNDGPYPHALISSSPSIGHSLQAHLGSEEEEEEEDRKRSERYREGDQLSLLTLLVAAFRKSLIGCSTTGVERARISNMEIGWPSNVRHIAHVTFDRFNGFLGLPVELEPEVPRRAPSASANVFGVSTESMQLSFDARGNSVPTILIMMQRHLYAQGGLQAEGIFRINGENSQEEYVRDQLNRGVIPEDVDMHCLAGLIKAWFRELPTAVLDSLSPEQVMQSQTEEECSQLVRLLPPTEAALLDWAVNLMADVAQMEHLNKMNARNIAMVFAPNMTQMVDPLTALMYAVQVMNFLKTLIEKTIKEREEAMVETAPIPRLEPFDEDEHQSTFNPYHEETNEEANKENEEENVFVAEEPTLQSPPHPSQAETTAESGSQSFLSSIKNMIPGGNWSVVDNCPCEVVSQVNTLANGLQDQEDDSTGQGREAQTNMWKSQPSVSNLKKGSKVSEQLMIQMVGPGEKSKRTRILSHINSRTDIAEAWR